Within Pseudomonadota bacterium, the genomic segment TTTATCCGGTTGCGCAGCATCTGAAGACCGGTCTCCTAATGGAACTCCTCAAGCAGACCGATACGGAATCGATCCTGATTTTCGCACGCACCAAGCACAGGGCAAAACGCGTCGGCCAGGAGCTGCAGAAGGCAGGATACAGGGCTGCCTCGCTCCAGGGGAATCTGTCGCAGAACAAGCGCCAGGGCGCCCTCGACGGCTTCCGCAATGGCTCATACCAGATACTGGTGGCAACGGATATCGCGGCCCGCGGCATCGATGTATTGAGCATATCTCATGTCATCAACTATGATATGCCGGATACAACGGATGCGTACACGCACCGCATCGGCCGGACCGGCCGCGCCGCAAAGACCGGAGACGCCTTCACCTTTGTCAGCCAGGAGGACGAGCCCCAGGTAAAGAGCATCGAACGCGTGCTGGGCAAGAAGATCGAGCGGCGCATACTGAAGGGTTTTGATTATACGAAAGCAGCGCCGGCAAGGAATACCGAATTCGCGCGGTCGCCGCAGCCCCGCAGGGCGCAGCCGAAACCAGGGCAGTCCGTCGTACGCACGAATACGGGGGCCCGGCCCAACACAAGTTCAGCCCGCCCGGCCCGCGGTGCCGCTTCCGGAACCAAAGCCACAGCATCGCCTCATAACAGAAGGTGGCCTTAACAAGGGTAGGATAACGTTCTTTAAAAACTAAGTTCCACAAAAATAGTTGATAGTTTATAGTTGAACCCCCACATAATAATACTAATCATCTCAAATCAGCATCAGTGATTTTGTCTGTTTTTAACTTAAAACTTAAAACTTGGAACTTAAAACTGCCACAGCCCCAATGCCCGCACCCGTTAAGGAAAACCCTGGCAATAAAAAGCCCCCTCAGGTGTGAGCAGGAAAAATATCAGGTTCATTTACTTATTCATCCGTTCTCGGATTTGCATTGATAAACAAGTGCATTCTCTGTTAATTTTATATAAAAATTAGAGGAATTGTGGGGAATGGAAAAACTCAGAAAACATATTAAGAAATTTGCAAAAGACCTCGAAGCTATCATAGAAAATACCTATGACGGGCTTTATATCACGGATGGCGATGCCAATACTCTTATGATAAACCAGGCCTACGAGAGGATAGCTGGTATCAAGCGTGAAGAGGTGCTCGGCAAAAACATGAGGGACCTTGTTGCCTCAGGTGTAATTGACCGTTCCGTGAGTGTGGAGGTAATTGAAAAGAAGAAACTGGTTACCATTATGCAGGAATTGAGGAATGGGAAAAAGGTGCTTGTAACAGGTAGTCCCGTTTTTGATAAAGACAACGGCACGATTGTCCTCGTTGTGACGAATGTAAGGGATATCACGGAACTCATGGAGTTAAAAGACAAGCTGCATGAGCGGACACTTGAAGCGAACCATTATCTGGCAGAGCTTGACAAGATGAAGATCCTTCAGCAGCAGAAGATAAAATTTGCAACAAAGAGTAAAAAGATTCTTGAAATTCTGGAATTGGCAATAAAGGCCGCCCAATTTGATTCAAATATTTTGATAACGGGTGAATCCGGTGTGGGCAAAGGGCTCATGACGAGGCTTATCCATGAATCAAGCAGCAGAAAAGGCCAGCCATTTATCGTGATTAACTGTGCCGGCATCCCCGAAGACCTCTTTGAAAGTGAGCTCTTCGGCTACGACCCCGGTGCTTTCTCCGGTGCGAGTACGAAAGGGAAAAAGGGACTTCTTGAGGTGGCCGATAAGGGCTCGGTTTTTCTGGATGAAATAGGTGATATGAGCCTGAGACTCCAGTCAAAACTATTACGTGTTATTGAAGAGAAAGAGATGACGAGGCTTGGCTCCACGAAAACAGTAAAGCTTAATATAAGGATTATATCTGCCACGAACCAGGATATGGCCGCCCTTATTGAGCATAAGAAGTTCAGGCAGGATTTATATTTCCGCCTTAATACCATTTCTTTTGTGATCCCGCCATTACGGGAGCGCACCGAAGATATAATACCCCTGATACAATATTTCACCGAACGGCTTAATGAGCGGTACAATATGAAAAAACATTTTAATCCTCAGACTACGCAGTTGCTCATGCTTTATCCATTCCCCGGTAATGTGAGGGAGCTTTCCAACATTATCGAGCAGGCGTTTCTGATCAGTAAAAATGACCTGATAGATGTTGAGGATCTCCCTCTTCAGGTGAGGGGCGCCGTGGATTCGCAACGCATCTTCATAGATAGTGGAAACAGGTCGTATAACGAAATCGTGAACCTCATGGAGTACAGGGTTCTCAAGAATGCAATCGAGAAATACGGGAGCACCCATAAGGTTGCAAAAAATCTGAAAATCAGCCAGAGCACGATTGTCCGCAAGATGAAAAAATTGAATATCAGGCCATCCGATGCAGATTAGAATTAAAACGATGCATAATTGCATCAAAGCGTTTTTTTCAGATCGCTTACAGTTTTCCTTCAACTTGTTATTCCTGCGAAAGCAGGAATGAATAGCCTTTTTAAAATTACCGGATTTCCGTTATCATAACAGTCATTACGAGCGTCTGCAGGGTATGTAACTCATCATTCAAAACTGTCGTTAAACTGCTTGACAGAAATATGTCCAGTGGCATATAAATTGCTTGGTTAAAGGAAGTGGTTTTATTGCTTCAAAATTCATAGAGGAGGTTTTCATGAAACGCAAGCTCATTTCGTTATTGCTTATTTTAGCAGTATTGGCCCCTCTTACAGCCGTTTATGGTGCCGAAACAATCAAGATCGGTGCGCTTTACACCATGACAGGCCGTGGAGGACAGTATGGCAAGGACTCAGAGGTTGCCATCAAGATTGCACTGGATGAAGTGAATGCAAAGGGGTTGCCGGGGGGCGCCAAGTTAGATGTGATAATTACCGATGACAAAAACCCCCAGTATGCTGTCAGTGTGGCGAAACGCTATATTACGGATGAAAAGTGTAAATTTCTTTTTGGTATCATCTCTACTGGTATTGGTCTTGCGGTCACAGAAGTGAGCAAAGAGTATAAAGTAATCTTTGTGGGCACTGACCATGCCGGAACAGACTTGACTGCCAACAAATTCCAGAAATATTATTTCAGAACCAGCAACAACACCTTCCAGTCTATGATGGCAGGGGCATACTACCTGAAAGACGAAGTGAAGAACTGGAAAAAGATTGCCTATATCGGCCCTGATTATGCCTATGGTCGTGACCAGTTGATGGAATTGAAATGGGGTTTGGATAAATTAGGCGTTAAGTATCAGCTTGTTGGTGAATACTGGCCGAAACTCTACGAACCCGATTATACGTCTTATATAACTGCTATTATTAAGGCAGCCCCTGATATTCTTGTTAACGGCATGTGGGGCGGAGATACAGTTTCCTTTATTAAACAGGCAAAACCATACAAACTTTTTGAAAAAATGAAATATTTCCATGTAGATGCAGGCGGAAATTATGAAGCGCTTGCAGCCCTTGGAGCTGATATGCCTGAAGGGATCATTATGTCTGCCCGTCACCACAATAACTGGCCCGAAACATCGGCTAACAAGGCCTATGTGCAAAAATTCTATAAAGCAGCCGGCAGGTATCCATCATACGCAGCGGAAGGCGCCTATGTGGGTATCCATGTGATCGCTGAGGCGATAAGAAAGGTTGGCAATGCAAACGATACAGAAGCCCTGGTTAAAGCTATGGAAGGCATGAAGATCCAGACTCCGGAAGATCCACCAGGATTTATCTCCTATATCGATCCAAAGACACACCAGATCGTTCAAGTCCAGGCGATTGGCACGACAGTAAAGAATGACAAATTCCCGCCGGCAAAGTATATGTTGGGTAACTTTAAAGTGTACCCTGCTGACAAACTGTGGCCAAGTTTTGAATACATTGACTATATGACAAAAGTGAAAGGTAAATAAATTCAGTAAAGGGAGCAGGGTTCAGGTATGGACTTTAATACATTAATTGCACAGTTTGTTAGTGGTCTTTCTGTTGCCATGTTGTTATTTCTCGTCGCAAGCGGTCTTACACTCATATTCGGAGTGGTAAACGTCCTGAACTTCGCACATGGTTCCTTCTATCTTCTGGGCACATATTTTACCTACCAGCTTATGCAGATGTTCAACAATTTCTGGGTAGGGCTTCTAGTTGGTGTTATAGGTGCGGGGATAGTAGGGATGGTGATCGAAGTTCTTTTCCTCAGGCGTATTTACGGGAGGGACCAGGAAGGCGCTTTCCAATTGCTCATGACATACGCATTCATACTCATCATTGACGACGTGGTAAAATTTATCTGGGGTCCAGAGTATAAGACCATACCTAAGCCCGATGCCCTTATGGGCTCTTTGAACATAGGAACTACAGTGGTTCCGACTTACAATGTTTTCATCATAGTAGTTGGCTTACTTGTTGTTTTGTTCGCGTGGTACTTTCTCACGAAAACGGACAAAGGAAAAATGGTGAGGGCTTCGTCTCTCGACAGAAACATGCTTGGTCTGCTCGGAACGAATGTACCCATGATCATGACGCTCGTTTTTGGAGTGGCAACGGCCATGGGCGGACTCGCAGGGATTCTGGCGGCACCGCTCCGAACCGTTACACCCGGCGCTGGAGTTGAAGTGATTATTGACTCTATGATCGTAGTAGTAATCGGTGGTTTCGGCAATTTCTGGGGTGCCCTGCTGGGCGCTTTAATTATTGGTGAAGTTCTCTCTTTCGGAATTCTCTGGATGCCGGAATTGGCTACCGTCCTTACCTTTATCGTTATGATTATAGTCTTGATCGTGAAACCCGAAGGACTTCTTGCGAAAAAGATGGTGGGGAGGAAATAGCGCTGTGAAAAAATTAAAAGACTATCTGCCCTGGATAGCATATTTTGTATTTTTTCTTGGAATACTTATTGTAAATCCTGGTACACATTATATCCACCTCGTTTCAAGGGTTATTATTTTCAGTCTTTATGCCGTAGCCTTTAATCTTTTATTTGGAACAACGGGGCTTGTATCATTCGGGCATGCGCTTTTTTACGGGATAGGCGCCTATATTACCGGTATGCTTGTCAAGGCAACAGGCCCGGAATATTTTCTCCTTTTCATAGTACTCGGGGCAGCAGGCGCCGCTTTTGTCTCTGTTTTCATCGGTCTTTTAACCCTCAGGTTAACGGGCGTCTACTTTACTATGCTTACGTTGGCCTTTGCTCAACTGGTATGGGGTCTTACCTTTAAACTTTATCACTTCACAGGTGGCGACGACGGTATACAGGCAATAGCCAAACCTGCCATGCTCACCGGAGGTGTAACAAAATACTATCTCTTCAGTTTTGTAGTGGTCACTATCTGCATGTATATTTTGTGGAGGATACGGAAGTCCCCATTCGGATCTGTTCTCAACTGTATAAGGCAGAATCCTCAAAGGATAACGTTCCTCGGCTTGAATGTATATAAAAATCAGCTCAAGGCGTTTGTTATATCGGCCTTCTTTGCAGGGGTAGCAGGCGGGCTTTATGCCGGTCTTGATGGAAGTATCCATCCTGATATGCTGCACTGGCCAACATCAGGCAATGCGATCCTCATGGCAACGATCGGTGGTATGGGTACATTCTTCGGTCCTGTCATAGGTGCGGCGATCCTTACGGGATTGGAAGAAATAGTCGGGAAATACACTGAATACTGGTCATTCAGTATCGGTGTGGTAGTGCTTATTGTTGTCCTTCTGTTCCCAAGAGGTGTACTGGGGATTAAACGTTTGGCTGGCAACAAGAACAAAGAGGAAAAGGAGACAGAAGTTGTCTGTAATTCTTGAAATTAAAAATCTTGACAAACATTTCGGCGGCATTCATGTGACGAACCATGTAAACATCAGTGTCAAAAAAGGCGAGATGTCCGCAATTATCGGGCCTAACGGGGCCGGGAAAACAACCTTTTTCAATCTTATAACGGGTTTTATCCCCTCTGATGACGGGAGCGTTGTATACGAAGATCAGGATATAACAAAGGAAAGACCGGAAAAAATAGTAAAACTTGGGATGGTCCGCGCCTTTCAGGTATCGAGCCTTTTTCTCGAGGAAACGGTCTTTGATAATGTATATCTGGCAGCACTTGCTAATTTCAGAAAGAATGCAAAGATTTTTGCCGACAGAATGGCTTTCAAGGATGCCCGCGAACATACGGAGTTTATCCTTGATAAAATCGGGCTTTCCCATTGCAAAGAGCTGAAGGCTTCAGAATTATCACACGGAGATACGAAGATTCTTGATATCGCAATAGCATTAACATTGAACCCGAAAATATTGCTGCTCGATGAGCCGACTGCAGGTATGGCGCCTGATGAGCGGATAAAGATGATGCACCTCCTGAAAGAACTCCATAAATTTTTCCAGTTAACGACGATTTTTATCGAGCATGATATGGATATGGTTTTCGGTATCGCTGAAACGATCAGGGTATTGGTGCAGGGGCAGCTTATCGCCGAAGGACCACCCGATTACATACGCAACCACGAAACTGTAATTGAAGCCTATCTCGGGAAAGAGGTGTTGTGAAATGTCCGATTTTTTAGTCGCTGAAAATATCAATTCCTATTACGGAAAAAGCCACATATTGTTCGATGTAAGCTTTATTGCCCACGAAGGTGAGACGCTTTGCCTCATGGGTCGAAACGGTGCAGGTAAGAGCACAACCTTTAAAAGCCTTGTCATGGACATTGTGCCAAAAAAAGGGAAGGTATATTTTAAAGGGCAGGATATTACGGGCATGAAAACGTTTAAGATTGCCCGTCTCGGTCTTGGCCTTGTTCCCGAGGACCGTAAGATTTTCGGGCCTCTCACGGTAAAAGAAAATTTGACCCTGGGTACCTCAATGGGTAAAGACAGAAAAGGTATCTGGAACCTTGATCTGGTGTATGAGTTTTTCCCTGTTCTGAAGGATTTTCAGTCCAGGGCGGGCGGAACGTTATCCGGTGGTGAGCAGCAGATGCTCACCATAGCGAGAACCCTCATGGGGAACCCGTTGGTGCTCCTCCTTGATGAACCCACCGAAGGGTTGAGCCCCGTCATGGTAAAAAATTTGAAAGACCTCGTTCTGAAACTGAAAGAGGTAGGGACTACGATACTGCTTTCAGAACAAAACATCAAATTCGCCATTGCTGTTTCAGATTGTGTTGCCATCATCGACAAAGGTCACATCAGGTATGAAGCGGACATTGAAACATTCAAAAAAGACGACGCCATAAAGAAACAGTATCTGGCAGTTTAAGGAAGTTGTCAGCAATCAGCAATCAGTTGTCGGCAAAAACCAACTCAAAGGTTATTGATGCAATTATGCATCACCATATTTCTGCCAAGTGCGAATCTAATTATAGCACTACCTCTGCTTGGCCAGCAACTGTAATTGTGGCACTTGAAAGCCTACATGCTATTAGGTTTAGCTGACCCCTGACCGCTGACCCCTGACCGCTGCCCATATTGGCATGTAAATTGCTTATTAAGTTATTGTAACATATAAAAAAATGAACGAGGAGGGATTGACATGCCTCTCATGACAAGCAGTGAATATATTGAAAGCTTGAGGAAGCAGAAAAAACGTATTTTCCTGGCGGGTGAAGTAATAGATAACTATGTTGATCATCCGATTATCAGACCATCGATAAACGCCTGTGCTATGACCTATGAATTAAGCCACCAGCCTGAGTACGAAGAATTATTAACTACGGCCTCAAGTCTGACGGGAAATCGGATTAACCGTTTCACCCATCTCCATCAAAGTGCAGACGATCTTGTCAAAAAGGTGAAGATGCAGAGGCTTCTCGGTCAGAAAACGGGCTGCTGTTTTCAGAGGTGCGTCGGTTTTGACGGGTTTAATGCTGTTGATTCCGTTACCTTTGAGATGGATCAGGAGTCAGGGACCGAATATAACAAACGGTTTCGCGAATATCTGAAATATGTTCAAGAGAATGATCTGGTTGTTGACGGAGCTATGACCGATACAAAAGGCAACAGAAGGCTTGCACCCTCAGACCAGGAAGACCCTGATCAGTTTGTCCATGTTGTCGAAAGAAAGAAAGACGGCATCGTTGTGAGGGGGGCCAAGGCCCACCAGACAGGAGCGATTAATTCTCATGAGATCCTTGTTATGCCCACACAAACCATGAGAGAGCAAGATAAGGATTATGCCGTCTCTTTTGCTGTACCGGCTGATGCCCGGGGTATTCTCTATATTTACGGCAGACAGTCATGCGATACGCGAAGGCTGGAAGAAGGCGACGTTGATGTCGGGAACGCCATGTTTGGCGGGCAGGAGGCCTTGATTGTATTCAGCGATGTCTTTGTGCCCTGGGAAAGGGTTTTCATGTGTGGAGAGTACAAGTATTCCGGCGCCCTTGTTGAGCGGTTTGCAGGGTATCACAGGCAGAGCTACGGCGGCTGTAAAAGCGGTGTAGGAGATGTGCTCATCGGCGCAGCACAGGCAGTTATGAAGATGCAGGGACTTGAAAAGGCATCACACATAAAGGAAAAACTCATTGAGATGATCCATCTCAATGAAACTATTTATTCATGCGGTATTGCATGTTCAGCGGAAGGGAAGCCCACCACATCGGGAACATACCTCATCGATTTAATGCTGGCGAACATCTGTAAGTTGAACGTAACCCGTTTCCCCTATGAGATTTCACGGCTGGCACAGGATATTGCCGGCGGTTTACTCGTCACACTGCCATCTGAAAAAGATTTTGCGCACCCGGAAGCTGGTCCTTTGCTGGAAAAATATTTCAGGAGCGCTTCTGCATACAGCACAGAGGACCGTTCCAGGATACAGCGCTTGATAGAAAACCTTACCCTCGGTATGGGTGCCGTCGGGTATCTTACTGAATCAATGCATGGAGCAGGTTCACCACAGGCCCAAAAGATAATGATTGGAAGGCTGGCAAATCTCGATTACAAGGAACAGATAGCAAGGGAACTGGCAGGAGTGAAGAAAGGCAATTAAGAGTTAAGAATGAAGAGAATGTAAATGAAAAAGATAAAATACTGCGGGAACTGTAATCCCGATGTACACCCGAAAGATGTAAAAAACGCCCTGGAAGCCTTTTTCACCGATATCCCCCGCGAAGATATATCGATAATGGTGAACGGGTGCTCCAGGGCTTGTTTGACTAAGAAAAACCCAGTTGATAATGCTAAAGGCAAAACCATTATCCTGAGTTCGCGGGAAGCAGTAAGGAGGAAAGGATGAACAGTTACAAAGAACGTTTGTGCTCCGCTGAAGAGGCCGTAAAAAAGGTCAGATCAGGTAACCGGATTGTATTTTCCCATGCATGTGGCGAACCGAGGGTTTTGCCGG encodes:
- a CDS encoding DEAD/DEAH box helicase; translation: MSFSSFKLHPQIAAGVKALGYQIPTPIQVQAIPPVLAGKDVMGLAQTGTGKTAAFVLPILEHLLPGPRGKVRSLIIAPTRELAEQIHVSIGELGRNTHLTSCTIYGGVGVNPQVQKLRAGVDIVVACPGRLLDHLNQRTINLANLEVLVLDEADRMFDMGFLPDIRRIIKQLPSKRQTLMFSATMADSIRKLTDEVLHNPVTVKIGNTTPANTVSHALYPVAQHLKTGLLMELLKQTDTESILIFARTKHRAKRVGQELQKAGYRAASLQGNLSQNKRQGALDGFRNGSYQILVATDIAARGIDVLSISHVINYDMPDTTDAYTHRIGRTGRAAKTGDAFTFVSQEDEPQVKSIERVLGKKIERRILKGFDYTKAAPARNTEFARSPQPRRAQPKPGQSVVRTNTGARPNTSSARPARGAASGTKATASPHNRRWP
- a CDS encoding sigma 54-interacting transcriptional regulator, encoding MEKLRKHIKKFAKDLEAIIENTYDGLYITDGDANTLMINQAYERIAGIKREEVLGKNMRDLVASGVIDRSVSVEVIEKKKLVTIMQELRNGKKVLVTGSPVFDKDNGTIVLVVTNVRDITELMELKDKLHERTLEANHYLAELDKMKILQQQKIKFATKSKKILEILELAIKAAQFDSNILITGESGVGKGLMTRLIHESSSRKGQPFIVINCAGIPEDLFESELFGYDPGAFSGASTKGKKGLLEVADKGSVFLDEIGDMSLRLQSKLLRVIEEKEMTRLGSTKTVKLNIRIISATNQDMAALIEHKKFRQDLYFRLNTISFVIPPLRERTEDIIPLIQYFTERLNERYNMKKHFNPQTTQLLMLYPFPGNVRELSNIIEQAFLISKNDLIDVEDLPLQVRGAVDSQRIFIDSGNRSYNEIVNLMEYRVLKNAIEKYGSTHKVAKNLKISQSTIVRKMKKLNIRPSDAD
- a CDS encoding ABC transporter substrate-binding protein, with the translated sequence MKRKLISLLLILAVLAPLTAVYGAETIKIGALYTMTGRGGQYGKDSEVAIKIALDEVNAKGLPGGAKLDVIITDDKNPQYAVSVAKRYITDEKCKFLFGIISTGIGLAVTEVSKEYKVIFVGTDHAGTDLTANKFQKYYFRTSNNTFQSMMAGAYYLKDEVKNWKKIAYIGPDYAYGRDQLMELKWGLDKLGVKYQLVGEYWPKLYEPDYTSYITAIIKAAPDILVNGMWGGDTVSFIKQAKPYKLFEKMKYFHVDAGGNYEALAALGADMPEGIIMSARHHNNWPETSANKAYVQKFYKAAGRYPSYAAEGAYVGIHVIAEAIRKVGNANDTEALVKAMEGMKIQTPEDPPGFISYIDPKTHQIVQVQAIGTTVKNDKFPPAKYMLGNFKVYPADKLWPSFEYIDYMTKVKGK
- a CDS encoding branched-chain amino acid ABC transporter permease, encoding MDFNTLIAQFVSGLSVAMLLFLVASGLTLIFGVVNVLNFAHGSFYLLGTYFTYQLMQMFNNFWVGLLVGVIGAGIVGMVIEVLFLRRIYGRDQEGAFQLLMTYAFILIIDDVVKFIWGPEYKTIPKPDALMGSLNIGTTVVPTYNVFIIVVGLLVVLFAWYFLTKTDKGKMVRASSLDRNMLGLLGTNVPMIMTLVFGVATAMGGLAGILAAPLRTVTPGAGVEVIIDSMIVVVIGGFGNFWGALLGALIIGEVLSFGILWMPELATVLTFIVMIIVLIVKPEGLLAKKMVGRK
- a CDS encoding branched-chain amino acid ABC transporter permease: MKKLKDYLPWIAYFVFFLGILIVNPGTHYIHLVSRVIIFSLYAVAFNLLFGTTGLVSFGHALFYGIGAYITGMLVKATGPEYFLLFIVLGAAGAAFVSVFIGLLTLRLTGVYFTMLTLAFAQLVWGLTFKLYHFTGGDDGIQAIAKPAMLTGGVTKYYLFSFVVVTICMYILWRIRKSPFGSVLNCIRQNPQRITFLGLNVYKNQLKAFVISAFFAGVAGGLYAGLDGSIHPDMLHWPTSGNAILMATIGGMGTFFGPVIGAAILTGLEEIVGKYTEYWSFSIGVVVLIVVLLFPRGVLGIKRLAGNKNKEEKETEVVCNS
- a CDS encoding ABC transporter ATP-binding protein; this translates as MSVILEIKNLDKHFGGIHVTNHVNISVKKGEMSAIIGPNGAGKTTFFNLITGFIPSDDGSVVYEDQDITKERPEKIVKLGMVRAFQVSSLFLEETVFDNVYLAALANFRKNAKIFADRMAFKDAREHTEFILDKIGLSHCKELKASELSHGDTKILDIAIALTLNPKILLLDEPTAGMAPDERIKMMHLLKELHKFFQLTTIFIEHDMDMVFGIAETIRVLVQGQLIAEGPPDYIRNHETVIEAYLGKEVL
- a CDS encoding ABC transporter ATP-binding protein; this translates as MSDFLVAENINSYYGKSHILFDVSFIAHEGETLCLMGRNGAGKSTTFKSLVMDIVPKKGKVYFKGQDITGMKTFKIARLGLGLVPEDRKIFGPLTVKENLTLGTSMGKDRKGIWNLDLVYEFFPVLKDFQSRAGGTLSGGEQQMLTIARTLMGNPLVLLLDEPTEGLSPVMVKNLKDLVLKLKEVGTTILLSEQNIKFAIAVSDCVAIIDKGHIRYEADIETFKKDDAIKKQYLAV
- a CDS encoding 4-hydroxyphenylacetate 3-hydroxylase family protein, coding for MPLMTSSEYIESLRKQKKRIFLAGEVIDNYVDHPIIRPSINACAMTYELSHQPEYEELLTTASSLTGNRINRFTHLHQSADDLVKKVKMQRLLGQKTGCCFQRCVGFDGFNAVDSVTFEMDQESGTEYNKRFREYLKYVQENDLVVDGAMTDTKGNRRLAPSDQEDPDQFVHVVERKKDGIVVRGAKAHQTGAINSHEILVMPTQTMREQDKDYAVSFAVPADARGILYIYGRQSCDTRRLEEGDVDVGNAMFGGQEALIVFSDVFVPWERVFMCGEYKYSGALVERFAGYHRQSYGGCKSGVGDVLIGAAQAVMKMQGLEKASHIKEKLIEMIHLNETIYSCGIACSAEGKPTTSGTYLIDLMLANICKLNVTRFPYEISRLAQDIAGGLLVTLPSEKDFAHPEAGPLLEKYFRSASAYSTEDRSRIQRLIENLTLGMGAVGYLTESMHGAGSPQAQKIMIGRLANLDYKEQIARELAGVKKGN